In one Candidatus Eremiobacterota bacterium genomic region, the following are encoded:
- the rpmE gene encoding 50S ribosomal protein L31, with amino-acid sequence MKDKIHPKWFEATCTCSCGSTFQTFSTRKGLKVEVCSACHPYYTGKQRSLSGKEGQVEKFRQRYGLDKEGE; translated from the coding sequence ATGAAGGACAAGATACATCCCAAGTGGTTTGAAGCTACATGCACATGCTCCTGCGGCTCGACCTTCCAGACCTTTTCAACGAGAAAGGGCCTCAAGGTGGAAGTGTGCTCGGCATGCCACCCGTACTACACGGGCAAGCAGAGAAGCCTCTCAGGCAAGGAAGGACAGGTGGAAAAGTTCCGCCAGAGATACGGCCTCGACAAGGAAGGGGAATAG